From one Dyella sp. 2HG41-7 genomic stretch:
- a CDS encoding methylmalonyl-CoA mutase family protein, which produces MSSPAKHVPATAAQAETTPLRFVTAASLFDGHDAAINIMRRIIQSQGAEVIHLGHNRSVEDVVRAALQEDADAIALSSYQGGHVEYFKYMVDMLKEKGAAHVRVFGGGGGTITPEEIRELQAYGVERIYHPNDGMKLGLAEMIEDVMHRAGNAAAKREQNDDVVPGIISIDDEISIGHMLSAIEEGKVSDTELARLRKEWSLAGKHTPVLGMTGTGGAGKSSVVDELLLRFLHAFPQMRIAVLAVDPTRRRSGGALLGDRIRMNALRSHRVYMRSMATRRQNAATNEVLHDCINFLKAQPYDLVIVETAGIGQSDSEIVDLVDFPVYVMTSDYGAASQLEKIDMIDFAELVVLNKFDKRGAEDALRDVRKQWKRNRTAFTLKDEDVPVYPTIASQFNDPGVTWMFTNLCRLLQNKLAAKGSDHTAESPNCDFKPSLDTSLKEPRATVLIPGARVRYLAEIAEQGRGINSEIEREAEFASKAQHYYESLKELGDDKLPQTLERYDHEATHDANADRTLLVLRQRYNAALRELSHEALHLLRDWPKLYKSVTEDVNEYKVRDKVIRVENYRESLSHQKIPKVAPPKTKDWGDQLRFLMRENLPGHYPYTGGVYPYRRTGEDPTRMFAGEGTPERTNRRFHYLSQGGAATRLSTAFDSVTLYGEDPAPRPDIYGKIGNSGVNVATLDDMKKLYSGFDLSAPTSSVSMTINGPAPIILAMFMNTAIDQNVEKYLKADDARWAAAQKRIDELFAGKKRPTYSGDLPKGNEGLGLSLLGVSGDQLVDAQTYARIKEETLQTVRGTVQADILKEDQAQNTCIFSTEFALRMMGDIQQYFVDHKVRNFYSVSISGYHIAEAGANPISQLAFTLSNGFTIVEYYLARGMNIDDFAPNLSFFFSNGMDPEYTVIGRVARRIWARAMRERYGASARSQMMKYHIQTSGRSLHAQEIQFNDIRTTLQALYALFDNCNSLHTNAYDEAITTPTEESVRRAVAIQMIINKELGLNFNENPWQGSHIVDALTDIVEEAVYKEFEAISERGGVLGAMDTMYQRGKIQEESMYYEQKKHDGSLPLIGVNTFLPKDHGGEIATEIELIRSTEEEKGQQIDNVQAYGKARNSLAPESLKTLQNTARERKNVFEQLMEAVKYNSLGQISHALYDVGGEYRRNM; this is translated from the coding sequence ATGAGTTCCCCCGCCAAGCACGTCCCTGCCACCGCTGCGCAGGCCGAAACCACTCCGCTGCGTTTCGTCACCGCCGCCAGCCTGTTCGACGGCCACGATGCAGCCATCAACATCATGCGTCGCATCATTCAGTCGCAGGGTGCGGAAGTCATTCACCTGGGCCACAACCGCTCGGTGGAAGACGTGGTTCGTGCTGCACTGCAAGAAGACGCCGACGCCATCGCGCTGTCCTCCTACCAGGGCGGCCACGTCGAGTACTTCAAGTACATGGTGGACATGCTGAAAGAGAAGGGCGCCGCGCACGTTCGCGTGTTCGGCGGCGGCGGCGGCACCATCACGCCGGAAGAAATCCGCGAGCTGCAAGCCTACGGCGTGGAGCGCATCTACCACCCCAACGACGGCATGAAGCTCGGCCTCGCCGAGATGATCGAAGACGTCATGCACCGCGCCGGCAACGCCGCCGCCAAGCGTGAGCAGAACGACGACGTCGTCCCCGGCATCATCAGCATCGATGACGAAATCAGCATCGGCCACATGCTGTCCGCCATCGAAGAAGGCAAAGTCAGCGACACCGAACTCGCGCGCCTGCGCAAAGAGTGGTCGCTCGCCGGCAAACATACCCCCGTGCTCGGCATGACCGGCACCGGCGGCGCCGGCAAATCCTCCGTGGTGGATGAATTGCTGCTGCGCTTCCTGCACGCCTTCCCGCAGATGCGCATCGCCGTGCTCGCCGTCGATCCCACGCGTCGCCGCAGCGGCGGCGCCTTGCTCGGCGACCGCATTCGTATGAACGCGCTGCGCAGCCATCGCGTCTACATGCGCTCCATGGCCACGCGTCGTCAAAACGCCGCCACCAACGAAGTGCTGCACGACTGCATCAACTTCCTCAAAGCGCAGCCGTATGACTTGGTGATCGTAGAAACCGCCGGCATCGGCCAAAGCGATTCGGAAATCGTCGACCTCGTCGACTTCCCCGTCTACGTAATGACCAGCGACTACGGCGCCGCCAGCCAGCTCGAAAAAATCGACATGATCGATTTCGCCGAACTCGTGGTGCTCAACAAATTCGACAAACGTGGCGCAGAAGACGCGCTGCGCGACGTGCGCAAACAATGGAAGCGCAACCGCACCGCCTTCACCCTCAAAGACGAAGACGTGCCGGTGTATCCCACCATCGCCAGCCAGTTCAACGATCCAGGCGTCACTTGGATGTTCACCAACCTGTGCCGCCTGCTGCAAAACAAGCTGGCCGCCAAAGGCAGCGATCACACCGCCGAGTCGCCCAACTGCGATTTCAAGCCGAGCCTCGACACCTCCCTCAAAGAACCCCGCGCCACCGTGCTCATCCCCGGCGCGCGCGTGCGCTACCTCGCCGAAATCGCCGAACAAGGCCGCGGCATCAACAGCGAAATCGAACGCGAAGCCGAATTCGCCAGCAAAGCGCAGCACTACTACGAATCGCTGAAAGAACTCGGCGACGACAAACTCCCGCAAACGCTGGAGCGCTACGACCACGAAGCCACGCACGACGCCAACGCCGATCGCACGCTGCTCGTACTGCGCCAACGCTACAACGCAGCATTGCGCGAACTCAGCCACGAAGCCCTGCACCTGCTGCGCGACTGGCCCAAGCTGTACAAATCCGTCACCGAAGACGTCAACGAATACAAAGTGCGCGACAAAGTGATCCGCGTCGAGAACTACCGCGAATCGCTCAGCCACCAAAAAATTCCGAAAGTCGCGCCGCCCAAAACCAAAGACTGGGGCGACCAGCTGCGCTTCCTCATGCGCGAAAACCTACCAGGCCATTACCCGTACACCGGCGGCGTGTATCCCTATCGCCGCACCGGGGAAGATCCCACCCGCATGTTCGCGGGCGAGGGCACGCCCGAGCGCACCAACCGCCGCTTCCATTATCTAAGCCAGGGCGGCGCCGCCACGCGCCTCTCCACCGCGTTCGACTCCGTCACCCTGTACGGTGAAGACCCCGCGCCGCGCCCGGATATCTACGGCAAAATCGGCAACTCCGGCGTCAACGTCGCCACGCTCGACGATATGAAGAAGCTGTACTCCGGCTTCGATCTCAGCGCGCCCACCAGTTCCGTCTCCATGACCATCAACGGCCCCGCGCCGATCATCCTCGCGATGTTTATGAACACCGCGATCGATCAGAACGTGGAGAAATACCTCAAGGCCGACGACGCCCGCTGGGCCGCCGCGCAAAAGCGTATCGACGAACTCTTCGCCGGCAAAAAGCGCCCCACGTACTCCGGCGATCTGCCCAAAGGCAACGAAGGTCTTGGCCTAAGTTTGCTCGGCGTTTCCGGCGATCAACTCGTCGACGCGCAAACCTACGCACGCATTAAAGAAGAAACCCTGCAAACCGTGCGCGGCACCGTGCAGGCCGACATCCTGAAAGAAGACCAGGCGCAAAACACCTGCATCTTCAGCACCGAATTCGCGCTGCGCATGATGGGCGACATCCAGCAATACTTTGTCGACCACAAAGTGCGCAACTTCTATTCGGTATCCATTTCCGGTTATCACATCGCCGAAGCCGGCGCCAACCCGATCAGCCAGCTCGCCTTTACCCTCAGCAACGGTTTCACCATCGTTGAGTACTACCTCGCGCGCGGCATGAACATCGACGACTTCGCGCCGAATCTAAGCTTCTTCTTCTCCAACGGCATGGACCCGGAGTACACCGTTATCGGTCGCGTCGCCCGCCGCATCTGGGCGCGCGCCATGCGTGAGCGTTACGGCGCCAGCGCACGCAGTCAGATGATGAAGTACCACATCCAAACCTCAGGCCGTTCCCTGCACGCGCAAGAAATCCAGTTCAACGACATCCGCACCACGCTGCAAGCGTTGTATGCGCTGTTCGACAACTGCAACAGCCTGCACACCAACGCCTACGACGAAGCCATCACCACGCCCACCGAAGAAAGCGTGCGCCGCGCCGTAGCCATCCAGATGATCATCAACAAAGAACTCGGCCTCAACTTCAACGAAAACCCCTGGCAAGGCAGCCACATCGTCGATGCGCTAACGGATATCGTGGAAGAGGCCGTCTATAAAGAATTCGAGGCCATCAGCGAACGCGGCGGCGTGCTCGGCGCCATGGACACCATGTACCAGCGCGGCAAGATTCAAGAAGAATCCATGTACTACGAGCAAAAGAAACACGACGGCAGTTTGCCACTCATCGGCGTCAACACCTTCCTCCCCAAAGACCACGGCGGCGAAATCGCCACCGAAATCGAACTCATTCGTTCGACGGAAGAAGAGAAAGGTCAGCAGATCGACAACGTGCAGGCGTATGGTAAAGCACGTAACTCGCTGGCGCCGGAAAGCCTCAAAACGCTACAGAACACAGCGCGCGAGCGGAAGAACGTGTTTGAGCAGTTGATGGAGGCGGTGAAGTACAACTCGTTGGGGCAGATTTCCCATGCGCTTTATGATGTAGGTGGGGAATATCGTCGAAATATGTAA
- a CDS encoding TIGR02391 family protein produces MTNPFSSFERIARSARHIGFRTPQSSRDAHPFDERNVHPDIATVSLKLFDDGHYSQATFEAFKLLDNKVKDVSGIQDSGYKLMMAAFNEANPKIKLNDLLTTSDKDEQMGFRYVFAGSMSAIRNPRGHDIRTDSIDLCLDYLSFASVLLRTFEARRSP; encoded by the coding sequence ATGACTAATCCATTCTCATCATTTGAACGCATCGCGCGGAGTGCAAGGCATATAGGCTTTCGCACGCCGCAATCATCTCGCGATGCCCATCCATTCGATGAACGCAATGTCCATCCAGATATCGCGACGGTGTCACTCAAGCTATTTGACGATGGCCATTATTCGCAGGCGACTTTCGAAGCATTCAAGCTTTTGGACAACAAGGTCAAAGACGTATCCGGCATACAGGACAGCGGCTATAAGCTCATGATGGCTGCATTCAATGAAGCCAACCCGAAAATCAAATTGAATGACCTTTTGACAACAAGTGACAAAGACGAACAAATGGGATTCAGGTACGTCTTTGCTGGATCGATGTCGGCAATACGCAACCCGCGGGGCCATGACATAAGAACGGACTCTATTGATCTGTGCCTGGATTATCTTTCATTTGCATCTGTTCTACTTCGAACATTTGAAGCTCGGCGGTCACCTTAA
- a CDS encoding carboxypeptidase-like regulatory domain-containing protein, protein MKINQIIDINHPQKRGFSFATKLTSTIAMVAMGVMTFTAAHAQDTDSRIGGKAPADATIVAHSDIGMTNHSVANSKGRYTLARLRPGTYVVSLERNGKTLASVSGVPLYVGVASEVDFACNGDECTASMAR, encoded by the coding sequence ATGAAAATCAATCAAATCATCGACATCAATCACCCGCAGAAGCGTGGCTTTAGCTTCGCGACCAAACTCACGTCGACCATCGCCATGGTTGCCATGGGTGTCATGACATTTACTGCTGCGCATGCACAGGACACCGATTCCAGAATCGGCGGCAAAGCGCCCGCCGATGCCACTATCGTTGCGCACAGCGATATCGGCATGACCAATCACAGCGTCGCTAACAGCAAAGGCCGCTACACCCTTGCCAGGTTGCGACCGGGAACCTACGTGGTGTCTCTGGAAAGGAACGGCAAAACGCTTGCCAGCGTATCCGGTGTACCGCTTTACGTAGGTGTTGCATCCGAAGTGGACTTTGCTTGCAACGGCGACGAGTGCACGGCATCGATGGCTCGTTGA
- a CDS encoding acyl carrier protein — protein MPANTKHQSAALLLDFSSKKIRGKALLALAKPDLGGPAPRVRKMGCFHGLASSGCSALSVTSAADKQARGSYAGLQRRLVCMNAMMKTGISDEDILLRLKDVLHETFEIDPVRVTPDAHLFTDLELDSIDAVDLAIQVQDMTGMRIKPEDFKNVRTVGDVVATVRMLLTR, from the coding sequence TTGCCCGCCAACACCAAACACCAATCCGCAGCACTTCTGCTAGACTTTTCCAGCAAGAAAATACGCGGTAAGGCATTGCTTGCATTGGCAAAGCCGGATTTAGGGGGGCCCGCTCCGCGGGTTAGGAAAATGGGATGCTTTCACGGCCTGGCGTCATCCGGCTGCAGCGCTTTATCTGTTACAAGCGCAGCCGATAAACAGGCACGGGGAAGCTATGCAGGGCTGCAGCGCAGGCTGGTGTGTATGAACGCAATGATGAAAACCGGGATCAGCGACGAGGACATCCTGCTCAGGCTCAAGGATGTGCTGCACGAAACGTTCGAGATCGATCCCGTTCGAGTAACGCCTGACGCGCACCTGTTCACCGACCTGGAGCTGGACAGCATCGATGCCGTGGACCTGGCGATCCAGGTTCAAGACATGACTGGCATGCGCATCAAGCCTGAGGATTTCAAAAACGTTCGCACCGTGGGCGATGTCGTCGCCACCGTGCGGATGCTGCTGACTCGTTGA
- a CDS encoding alpha/beta hydrolase yields MTRQTVSTHRRSSNHAFKLGAVRLGFAVGGRIAPTRTVDRAARLFATPFASSRIRANAAKPDSDMQRGELRIRGETITTYVWGDPKTQPYVLLVHGWSSFGLRYLPWIEKLRALGFAVVTFDQPGHGASTGKLCTLPDFIATIRAIGKHFGHAALAIGHSMGGAAVALAQDENWSADRLVLIAPAADIEAAANRFMRFVHLGQHLKEPFLTWYHQRTGIHARELQVHHHVPSLGQPGLVVHDLDDHEVPWEEGERYARYWPGSRLLTTQGLGHHRILDAAEVIDATLAFVRGENVGDRIVASPNLPFGLA; encoded by the coding sequence ATGACACGTCAAACCGTCTCCACGCATCGCCGTTCGTCGAACCACGCCTTCAAACTCGGCGCCGTACGCCTGGGTTTCGCCGTCGGCGGTCGCATCGCGCCCACGCGCACCGTCGATCGCGCCGCGCGTTTATTCGCCACGCCCTTCGCCAGCAGTCGCATTCGCGCAAACGCCGCCAAGCCCGATAGCGACATGCAACGCGGCGAACTGCGCATTCGCGGCGAAACCATCACCACGTACGTGTGGGGCGATCCAAAAACGCAACCTTATGTGTTGCTCGTACACGGCTGGTCCAGCTTCGGTCTTCGCTATTTGCCGTGGATCGAAAAACTCCGCGCGCTCGGTTTCGCCGTCGTCACGTTCGATCAACCCGGCCACGGCGCAAGCACTGGCAAGCTCTGCACGCTGCCCGATTTCATCGCCACCATCCGCGCCATCGGTAAGCATTTTGGCCACGCCGCGCTGGCCATCGGCCACTCCATGGGCGGTGCTGCCGTTGCCTTGGCGCAAGACGAAAACTGGAGCGCCGATCGCCTGGTGTTGATTGCCCCCGCCGCCGATATTGAAGCCGCCGCGAATCGCTTTATGCGCTTCGTACATCTCGGCCAGCATTTGAAAGAACCGTTCCTCACCTGGTACCACCAACGCACCGGCATCCATGCGCGCGAGCTGCAAGTGCATCACCATGTGCCGTCGCTTGGTCAACCCGGTTTGGTGGTGCACGATCTGGACGATCACGAAGTGCCGTGGGAAGAGGGCGAACGCTATGCGCGTTATTGGCCCGGCTCGCGTCTGCTGACCACGCAAGGCTTAGGTCATCACCGCATTTTGGATGCAGCGGAAGTTATCGACGCAACGCTTGCTTTTGTGCGCGGCGAAAACGTCGGCGATCGCATCGTCGCATCGCCCAACTTGCCGTTCGGGCTCGCCTAG
- a CDS encoding tetratricopeptide repeat protein: MTTRVRWLLLVGVALVGIAGLFALLLPRILQPPMAVLPHPLPIHAITHFEPQKPPFTDAQFQQFMVDARKAETIEDPLQRCLAYPDPPGLNWSKAATVAYCHYVLDPLVSREEARDFIQSGRTAELDRRYANILHAQLTQPNSQAVLDRTFNADFSGSSEANRALMDAWKRQDPKSPFALAASGISYVSMAWDARGGEYADKTPQSAFDDMNRLLQQARTDLDAAVQIEPKLTSAYATMIWAAGLSGDVAYGVEAAKHGLAADPANFSIYGRLVWMAQPKWEGAASETARIVAGAQRHAKENPLLLLLLSERTGGESYVENCQCNPLEEERMYQQLFAEPAPERMLARAGWAAESRGASNFGAIYRSEALRFVSDDIQVRQSRAFELPGLDQMDWAISEGNALVALTPQDENSYEARGRAYEVSGQTDRAIQDYQQALQLNPDDAWALVALADIYVHTTHDWDKGWTVTNRVLQLHPEDQRAWLLRADIQKGQPRDGLDQTIADFKARFGDGPDQQVWIAQMKSKLPSAVPSTQ, from the coding sequence ATGACTACGCGTGTGCGCTGGCTTTTGCTGGTGGGAGTCGCTTTGGTCGGCATCGCCGGCCTATTTGCTTTATTACTGCCTCGAATCCTGCAGCCGCCGATGGCGGTGTTGCCTCATCCACTGCCGATCCACGCGATTACCCACTTTGAACCGCAGAAACCTCCCTTCACTGATGCGCAGTTTCAGCAGTTCATGGTGGACGCCAGAAAGGCGGAAACGATTGAGGATCCGTTGCAGCGGTGTTTGGCCTATCCCGATCCGCCGGGGCTGAACTGGTCCAAGGCTGCAACGGTCGCCTATTGCCACTATGTGCTCGATCCTCTGGTCAGCCGGGAAGAGGCGCGTGATTTCATACAATCCGGACGCACCGCGGAGCTTGATCGCCGCTACGCGAATATCTTGCACGCACAGCTCACCCAACCGAATTCGCAAGCCGTATTGGACCGGACCTTCAACGCCGATTTTTCCGGCAGTTCGGAAGCCAATCGCGCATTGATGGACGCATGGAAGCGTCAAGATCCAAAGAGTCCGTTTGCACTTGCTGCCAGCGGTATCTCGTATGTATCCATGGCTTGGGATGCGAGAGGCGGCGAGTACGCAGACAAAACTCCGCAATCCGCATTCGATGACATGAACCGTTTACTCCAGCAAGCGCGTACGGATCTAGATGCAGCAGTACAAATAGAGCCGAAACTGACTTCGGCGTATGCGACCATGATTTGGGCCGCTGGCCTTAGCGGCGATGTCGCTTATGGAGTGGAAGCTGCGAAGCATGGTCTCGCGGCCGATCCCGCCAATTTCTCGATCTATGGACGATTGGTTTGGATGGCGCAGCCCAAATGGGAAGGAGCGGCCTCTGAAACGGCACGTATCGTTGCGGGCGCCCAGCGACACGCGAAAGAGAACCCGCTATTGCTCTTGCTTTTATCGGAACGTACCGGCGGCGAATCCTATGTCGAGAATTGTCAATGCAATCCTCTTGAAGAGGAGAGGATGTACCAACAACTCTTTGCCGAGCCCGCACCAGAGCGGATGCTTGCGAGAGCGGGTTGGGCAGCAGAGAGTCGAGGCGCATCCAATTTTGGGGCGATTTATCGCTCGGAGGCGCTTCGCTTCGTATCCGATGACATTCAAGTTCGTCAAAGCCGTGCATTCGAATTGCCCGGCTTAGATCAGATGGATTGGGCGATATCGGAAGGAAATGCGCTGGTAGCGCTTACTCCGCAGGACGAGAATAGTTACGAAGCGCGCGGCCGCGCCTACGAAGTGTCCGGTCAAACCGATAGGGCCATACAAGACTACCAACAGGCGTTGCAATTGAATCCGGATGATGCCTGGGCCTTGGTGGCGCTGGCCGATATCTACGTGCACACAACCCACGATTGGGACAAGGGTTGGACGGTCACCAATCGCGTGCTCCAGCTTCACCCCGAAGATCAGCGCGCTTGGCTGCTTCGCGCAGACATTCAAAAAGGACAGCCGCGCGATGGACTGGATCAAACGATCGCCGATTTCAAAGCAAGATTTGGCGACGGTCCCGATCAGCAAGTGTGGATCGCGCAGATGAAATCGAAGCTACCGTCTGCCGTTCCCTCAACACAATGA
- a CDS encoding glycosyltransferase family 2 protein, whose amino-acid sequence MPHAPVAAGDFHPCALIPIYNHKDTIAATVQALRAHGLPVVIVNDGSDDATRDVLDALDSPEVQVIHLPRNGGKGRALSCGMIAARDAGFSHALQIDADGQHDVGDVPRFLAEGCAHPKALICGQPIYDESVPRARLYGRYVTHVCVWMETLSFTLRDSMCGYRLYPLDATCAEIDRAPLPARMDFDTEVAVRLMWCGVPVRNVPTRVIYPENGLSHFHMLHDNLRISAMHTRLLFGMVLRVPMLLWRKRRRSAAWAT is encoded by the coding sequence ATGCCGCATGCACCAGTCGCCGCGGGAGATTTTCATCCCTGCGCGCTGATTCCCATCTACAACCACAAGGACACCATTGCGGCAACGGTGCAGGCACTGCGCGCGCATGGGCTGCCTGTGGTGATCGTGAACGATGGCAGCGATGACGCCACGCGCGATGTGCTCGACGCGCTGGATTCGCCCGAAGTTCAAGTGATTCACCTGCCGCGCAATGGCGGCAAGGGTCGCGCGCTTTCTTGCGGCATGATTGCGGCGCGCGATGCGGGTTTTTCGCATGCGCTGCAAATCGATGCGGACGGCCAGCACGATGTCGGTGATGTGCCGCGTTTTCTTGCCGAAGGTTGCGCGCATCCCAAGGCGCTGATCTGCGGCCAGCCGATTTACGACGAAAGCGTGCCGCGCGCCAGGCTGTATGGACGCTATGTCACACACGTATGCGTGTGGATGGAAACCTTATCGTTCACGCTGCGTGATTCGATGTGCGGTTACCGTCTGTACCCGCTGGATGCAACGTGTGCCGAAATCGATCGCGCGCCCCTGCCCGCGCGCATGGATTTCGACACCGAGGTGGCGGTACGCCTGATGTGGTGCGGCGTGCCGGTGCGCAACGTGCCGACCCGGGTGATCTATCCGGAAAACGGGCTCTCTCACTTTCATATGCTGCACGACAACCTGCGCATTTCGGCGATGCATACGCGCTTGCTTTTTGGCATGGTGCTTCGCGTGCCGATGTTGTTGTGGCGCAAGCGGCGAAGGAGTGCGGCATGGGCGACCTAA
- a CDS encoding DUF5343 domain-containing protein — translation MATHPYISGAGNITQMIGFLRKNFPAVVNSDTVKKLGIAPQNESYVINALQFIGIIDEESKRTDRGHSVLTTHDEEAFKSAFQGLVREAYKDLFDLRGNDAWTISKDELIGYFRSTDKTSDVIGTRQAGVFQAFRGLAGYEQANAPGTKNNKTSKTPTKSSNAKTTKSASKPTVVNTTTQENTNKKDMALTVRIEINLPAEASAETYDNIFKSMKANLLND, via the coding sequence ATGGCAACGCATCCGTATATCTCTGGCGCCGGCAACATTACACAAATGATTGGCTTTCTCAGAAAAAATTTCCCTGCGGTCGTAAACTCAGACACAGTGAAAAAGCTAGGCATTGCACCCCAAAATGAAAGCTACGTAATCAATGCTCTTCAATTCATTGGAATTATAGATGAAGAGAGCAAGAGGACTGATCGGGGTCATAGTGTATTGACTACACATGATGAAGAAGCATTCAAAAGCGCGTTTCAAGGCCTGGTTCGAGAAGCATATAAAGATCTGTTCGATTTACGTGGCAACGACGCATGGACCATATCCAAGGATGAACTCATCGGATATTTCCGAAGCACGGATAAAACCAGCGACGTGATCGGCACTCGTCAAGCAGGCGTGTTTCAAGCATTTCGCGGACTTGCGGGTTATGAACAAGCCAATGCGCCAGGTACTAAAAACAACAAGACTTCAAAGACGCCTACCAAATCGTCAAACGCAAAAACAACCAAATCGGCCAGCAAACCTACCGTAGTGAATACCACGACGCAGGAAAATACTAACAAAAAAGACATGGCGCTTACGGTACGTATTGAAATCAATCTACCGGCGGAAGCCAGCGCAGAGACATACGACAACATCTTCAAAAGCATGAAAGCCAATTTACTAAATGACTAA
- a CDS encoding Glu/Leu/Phe/Val dehydrogenase dimerization domain-containing protein yields the protein MIFETLAKTGHEEVVFCHNKDAGLKAIIAIHNTVLGPALGGLRMWPYKTEQDAVNDVLRLSRGMTYKNAVAGLNLGGGKAVIIGDPSKDKSEALFRAFGRFVNSLNGRYITAEDVGIDVNDMEYVFRETEYVTGVHQVHGGSGDPSPFTAYGTLQGLMAALSFKYGNEDVGKYSYAVQGAGHVGSEFIKLLREQGAKVFVTDINKDAVQRCVDELGCEAVGLDEIYDVNADVYSPCALGGTVNEQTIDRIKAKIICGAANNQLANDAIGEELQRRGVLYAPDYAVNAGGVMNVSLEIDGYNRERAMRMMRTIYYNLGRIFEISKTQGVPTYKAADRLAEERIEAIGKIKLPHMGNGAPRFAGRMRGQ from the coding sequence ATGATTTTTGAAACCCTTGCGAAAACAGGCCATGAAGAAGTCGTCTTCTGCCATAACAAAGACGCTGGCCTGAAAGCCATCATTGCGATCCATAACACGGTGCTGGGCCCGGCACTGGGCGGCCTGCGCATGTGGCCGTACAAGACCGAGCAGGATGCCGTGAACGACGTGCTGCGTCTGTCGCGCGGCATGACGTACAAGAACGCCGTAGCCGGCCTTAACTTGGGCGGCGGCAAGGCCGTGATCATCGGCGATCCGTCGAAAGACAAATCCGAAGCGCTGTTCCGCGCGTTCGGCCGTTTCGTCAACTCGCTCAACGGTCGTTACATCACGGCCGAAGACGTGGGCATCGACGTCAACGATATGGAATACGTGTTCCGCGAAACGGAATACGTGACGGGCGTGCATCAAGTGCACGGCGGTTCGGGCGATCCGTCGCCGTTTACCGCGTACGGCACGCTGCAAGGCCTGATGGCTGCGCTGAGCTTCAAGTACGGCAACGAAGACGTGGGCAAGTACAGCTACGCCGTGCAGGGCGCGGGCCACGTGGGCAGCGAATTCATCAAGCTGCTGCGCGAGCAAGGCGCGAAAGTGTTCGTGACCGACATCAACAAAGACGCCGTGCAGCGCTGCGTGGATGAACTGGGTTGCGAAGCCGTGGGCCTGGACGAAATCTACGACGTGAACGCGGACGTGTACTCGCCGTGCGCACTCGGCGGCACGGTGAACGAGCAGACCATCGACCGCATCAAGGCGAAGATCATCTGCGGCGCGGCGAACAACCAGCTCGCCAACGACGCGATCGGCGAAGAACTGCAGCGTCGCGGCGTGCTCTACGCGCCGGACTACGCCGTGAACGCCGGCGGCGTGATGAACGTGTCGCTGGAAATCGACGGCTACAACCGCGAACGCGCCATGCGCATGATGCGCACGATCTACTACAACCTGGGTCGCATCTTCGAAATCAGCAAGACGCAGGGCGTGCCGACCTACAAGGCCGCCGACCGTCTGGCCGAAGAGCGCATCGAAGCCATCGGCAAGATCAAGCTGCCGCATATGGGCAACGGTGCGCCGCGCTTTGCGGGTCGTATGCGCGGGCAGTAA
- a CDS encoding TetR/AcrR family transcriptional regulator has product MNAATTPSKGATTRELILDHAYELARQDGLEGLSIGALALGVGMSKSGVFAHFGSREELQLALLDATTKRFIDFVLLPAITQPRGLKRLRAILERWCEWGRIHQSGCVLISAVMEYDGRENSALRARVKQQQSGWRDELIKSVRQSIDVGDLRTDTQAEQLAFEIYALLLALHHDASLFGFDDAYRHTWAALDRLFASYQP; this is encoded by the coding sequence ATGAACGCAGCAACCACCCCCAGCAAAGGCGCCACCACCCGCGAGCTCATCCTGGACCACGCCTACGAATTGGCGCGCCAGGACGGCCTCGAAGGCCTCTCCATCGGCGCGCTGGCGCTCGGCGTGGGCATGTCCAAAAGCGGCGTATTCGCGCATTTCGGTTCGCGCGAAGAACTGCAACTCGCGCTGCTCGACGCCACCACCAAACGCTTTATCGATTTCGTCTTGCTCCCCGCCATCACCCAGCCACGTGGCCTCAAGCGATTGCGCGCGATTCTGGAGCGCTGGTGCGAATGGGGCCGCATCCATCAAAGCGGCTGCGTGTTGATCAGCGCGGTGATGGAATACGACGGCCGCGAAAACAGCGCGTTGCGCGCGCGCGTCAAGCAACAGCAATCCGGCTGGCGCGATGAGCTCATCAAATCCGTGCGCCAATCCATCGACGTCGGCGATCTGCGCACCGACACCCAAGCCGAACAGCTCGCATTCGAAATCTACGCGCTGCTGCTCGCCCTGCATCACGACGCCAGCCTGTTCGGTTTCGACGACGCGTACCGCCACACGTGGGCGGCGCTCGATCGTCTCTTCGCAAGTTATCAGCCCTGA